One segment of Comamonas thiooxydans DNA contains the following:
- a CDS encoding amino acid ABC transporter substrate-binding protein, which yields MQLHSTVLCAVLGLGFLGAAHADTLAKVRDSGRITLAYRESSVPFSYLDNGKPIGMTVELSQAVAEAVKKQLNLPALEVRWQAVTSQNRMPLLANGTIDLECGSTTNNTVRAKEVGFAVNHFYTGTRLLVKKSSGIQSYADLKGKTAAITTGTTNLQVLRKANAEQGWGMNIVMAKDHADGFLLVENDRAAAFGMDDILLYGLIANAKNPKDFHVVADALQVEPYACMLRKDDPQFKQLVDGVIGDMMKSGAFARLYDKWFMQPIPPKNAALGLPMSEQLQRNVQERGDKPAF from the coding sequence ATGCAACTTCACTCCACCGTGCTTTGCGCAGTACTGGGCCTGGGTTTTCTGGGCGCCGCCCATGCCGATACCCTGGCCAAGGTGCGCGACAGCGGGCGCATCACGCTGGCCTACCGCGAGTCCTCCGTGCCCTTCAGCTACCTGGACAACGGCAAGCCCATCGGCATGACCGTGGAGCTTTCGCAGGCGGTGGCCGAAGCCGTGAAAAAGCAGTTGAACCTACCCGCGCTGGAGGTGCGCTGGCAGGCCGTGACTTCGCAAAATCGCATGCCGCTGCTGGCCAACGGCACCATAGATCTGGAGTGCGGATCGACCACCAACAACACGGTGCGGGCCAAGGAGGTGGGTTTTGCCGTCAATCACTTCTACACCGGCACGCGGCTGCTGGTGAAGAAGAGCTCGGGCATCCAGAGCTATGCCGACCTCAAGGGCAAGACCGCGGCCATCACCACCGGCACCACCAATCTGCAGGTGCTGCGCAAGGCCAATGCCGAGCAGGGCTGGGGCATGAACATCGTCATGGCCAAAGACCATGCCGACGGCTTTCTGCTGGTCGAGAACGACCGCGCCGCGGCCTTCGGCATGGACGACATCCTGCTCTACGGCCTGATCGCCAACGCCAAGAATCCCAAGGATTTCCACGTCGTGGCCGATGCGCTGCAGGTCGAGCCCTATGCCTGCATGCTGCGCAAGGACGACCCGCAGTTCAAGCAGCTGGTGGATGGCGTGATCGGCGACATGATGAAGTCGGGCGCCTTCGCCAGGCTCTACGACAAATGGTTCATGCAGCCCATTCCGCCCAAGAACGCGGCCCTGGGTCTGCCCATGAGCGAGCAGCTGCAGCGCAACGTGCAGGAGCGCGGCGACAAGCCGGCGTTCTGA
- a CDS encoding aspartate/glutamate racemase family protein, with product MRAVGILGGMGPAAGADFVRLFVQACTRHLQDQGLPVHDQAYPEHWLVQLPMPDRTQALRRDPQSPAGPAAHLLQGAGRLAALGVRSMALACNTAHAWHGQIQALFPQLRVLHIAQQTALYLKAGGARQALVLATDGTYDSGLYDAALADCGIAALRPGPAGRARLMQGIYEGVKQGDMPLAVQCFGEALAPLLQRHGAVPVIMGCTEIPLALPQAPQARGAELVDPAWILACALAQDAYAH from the coding sequence ATGCGGGCAGTGGGCATTCTCGGCGGCATGGGGCCTGCTGCGGGCGCGGATTTCGTGCGCCTGTTCGTGCAGGCCTGCACCCGGCACCTGCAGGACCAGGGCCTGCCCGTGCACGACCAGGCCTATCCCGAGCACTGGCTGGTTCAACTGCCCATGCCCGATCGCACACAGGCGCTGCGCCGCGATCCGCAGTCCCCTGCGGGCCCGGCTGCGCATCTGCTGCAGGGCGCGGGCCGGCTCGCGGCCCTGGGCGTGCGCAGCATGGCCCTGGCCTGCAACACGGCCCATGCCTGGCATGGGCAGATACAGGCACTTTTCCCGCAGCTGCGCGTGCTGCACATCGCGCAGCAGACGGCGCTGTACCTGAAGGCAGGCGGTGCGCGTCAGGCCCTGGTGCTGGCCACGGACGGCACCTATGACAGCGGCCTCTACGACGCGGCGCTGGCCGATTGCGGCATTGCCGCGTTGCGGCCCGGACCGGCGGGCCGGGCCCGGCTCATGCAAGGCATCTACGAGGGCGTGAAACAGGGCGATATGCCGCTGGCCGTGCAATGCTTCGGCGAGGCGCTGGCACCACTGCTGCAGCGCCACGGCGCCGTGCCCGTGATCATGGGCTGCACCGAAATCCCGCTGGCACTGCCGCAGGCGCCGCAGGCCCGCGGCGCCGAGCTGGTGGACCCGGCCTGGATACTGGCCTGCGCGCTGGCGCAGGACGCCTACGCGCATTAG
- a CDS encoding HD domain-containing protein — MNARANFLRMQDSTRENWQLIGGEFAHFTSGLPDRVMAHLKLLEGDYGGFPVDRYTHSLQTATRALRDGRDEEYVVCALLHDIGDTLGSFNHPDIAAAILQPFVSEANHWMVQHHGIFQGHYFFHHIGLDRDMREQFREHPHYQRTAEFCELYDNPAFDPRGETLPLSEFEPMLRRLMQRPRQSIYKAAMDTEMQSARKP; from the coding sequence ATGAATGCACGGGCGAACTTTCTGCGCATGCAAGACAGCACGCGTGAAAACTGGCAGTTGATCGGCGGCGAATTTGCACACTTCACCAGCGGCCTGCCCGATAGGGTGATGGCCCATCTGAAGCTGCTGGAGGGCGACTATGGCGGCTTTCCGGTGGACCGCTATACGCACTCCCTGCAAACCGCCACGCGCGCGCTGCGCGACGGCCGCGACGAGGAGTATGTGGTGTGCGCGCTGCTGCACGACATTGGCGATACCCTGGGCTCGTTCAACCACCCCGATATTGCCGCCGCGATTCTTCAGCCCTTTGTGAGCGAGGCCAACCACTGGATGGTCCAGCATCACGGCATCTTCCAGGGCCATTACTTCTTCCATCACATCGGCCTGGACAGGGACATGCGCGAGCAGTTCCGGGAACATCCGCACTACCAGCGCACGGCCGAGTTCTGCGAACTCTATGACAACCCGGCCTTCGATCCCCGGGGGGAGACCCTGCCCCTGAGCGAGTTCGAACCCATGCTGCGCCGCCTGATGCAGAGGCCCCGGCAAAGCATCTACAAGGCCGCCATGGACACGGAGATGCAGAGCGCCCGGAAGCCGTAG